A stretch of the Uranotaenia lowii strain MFRU-FL chromosome 3, ASM2978415v1, whole genome shotgun sequence genome encodes the following:
- the LOC129754270 gene encoding uncharacterized protein LOC129754270 gives MAYKFTIYFLVMCLCLRMSLAMPSYEDDRIELEKDQHARQARYLLAEPSFSPNVNAKRQSEIINTILGLPRDIDKMGYDQPYPPRRPPWYKEGDKPKRTLLQNPLFKE, from the exons ATGGCatataaatttacaatttactTCTTGGTGATGTGCTTGTGCCTTCGGATGAGCCTGGCCATGCCATCGTACGAAGACGAcaggattgagcttgaaaaagaT CAACACGCTAGGCAAGCTCGATATTTGCTGGCAGAACCGTCTTTTTCGCCAAATGTCAATGCCAAACGGCAATCGGAGATTATCAACACGATACTTGGGCTACCGAGGGATATCGATAAAATGGGATACGACCAACCCTACCCTCCACGTCGCCCACCGTGGTACAAAGAAGGTGATAAACCCAAACGCACACTATTACAGAATCCGTTATTCAAggagtaa